AACACCCTGAATTTCATTGCAGACACGAACACAGTCACCGCAGAGAATGCATCGGTTCTGGTCTCTGGTGATACAGGGGGAGGAATTGTCGATTTCCGGTTCTGTTACTCCATTGGGGAACCTGACGTCGCTCATGTTGAATTTCATCGCCAGATCCTGCAATTTACACTTGCCGTTGTTTCCGCAGGTGGTGCAGTCACGGCAGTGGTTAGCAAGCAGAAGCTCCAAAATCATTTTCCGGTATCTTCTCAGCCGTTCCACATTGGTTCGGATTTCCATTCCGGCTCTTGGAGGAGTGGAGCAGGCCGCTTCCAGTTCACCGCGCTTGTTTTCCACCATGCACATACGACATGCTCCGTAAATCGAGAGCTCAGAGTGATAACAAAAGGTCGGAAGCTTAATTCCCACTTTCCGAATCAGTTCCAGGAGATTCTTCTCTCCGTTTATTTCAACGGGAATCCCGTCAATGATCATATATTCCTTTTTATCCATATCAGACTACCTCCTCAATTGCTCCGAAGGGACATTGATCCAAACAAGCTCCGCATTTAATGCATTTGGACACATCCAGTACAAAGGGCTTCTTAACCATGCCCCGAATAGCTCCTACCGGGCAGACCTTTGCACACTTGGAGCATCCCTTGCAAAGATCCGGAAGAATCTTGATGATCTTCAGCTTCTGACAGTTGCCAGCCGGGCAGCGCTTTTCGTAAATATGTGCTTCGTATTCCTCACGGAAATTCTTAATCGTGCTGATGACGGGCAGCGCAGCAGTCTTACCCAGACCGCAGAGCGCCGTCTGGCTTATGGTGTCTGCCAGCTCAAGAAGAAGCTCAATATCCCCTTCTTCTCCCTTTCCCTCTACGATATTCTCAAGGATTGCCAGCATACGCTTGGTTCCTTCACGGCAGGGGACACACTTTCCGCAGGATTCGTTCTGTGTAAAGTTCATAAAGTAACGAGCAATCTCCACCATACAGGTGCTGCTGTCCAAAACAACCAGACCTCCTGAACCGATCATCGCACCCGCTTTTTTTAAGGAATCAAAATCCAAAGGCAGATCAAGGTGGTCAGTGGTCAGACAACCTCCCGAAGGACCTCCGATCTGAACAGCTTTGAATTGATCGCCGCCCCGCATGCCGCCGCCTACATCAAAGATGACTTCTTTGAGAGTGGTTCCCATGGGTACTTCGATGAGTCCTGTATTTTCTATATTTCCTGTCATTGCGAAAGCTTTCGTTCCGGGGCTGTTCTCTGGTCCGATCCCGCGGTACCACTCTGCTCCCTGGCTGATGATCAGCGGTACGTTGGCAAAGGTTTCTACGTTATTCAGTACCGTTGGCTTATCAAAGAGTCCCTGTTCTACCGTTCTGGGCGGTTTTACTCTTGGCATTCCGCGTTTTCCTTCGATGGATGCGGTCAGGGCGCTTCCTTCGCCGCAGACAAATGCACCTGCGCCGCGGCAGATATGCAGAATAAAGGAGAACTCTGTTCCCAGAATCCTGTCACCCAGCAAGCCGTATTCGGTAGCCTGCCGAATAGCAGTTTCCAGTCTGCTTACCGCCAGAGGATACTCGGCTCTGACATAGATATATCCTTCCGAGGCTCCGCAGGCCAAAGCTGCAATCATCATACCTTCGATCATGCGATGGGGGTCTCCCTCCATGATGCTTCTGTCCATGAACGCACCCGGATCTCCTTCGTCACCGTTACAGACGATATATTTCTGCTCGGTCTTCTGAGATCTGACTTGCGTCCACTTTCTTCCCGCCGGGAAGCCTCCGCCGCCTCTTCCTCTCAGGTTGGAGTCAGTGATTTCCTGAATGATCTCCTCCCCGCTCATGTCAAAAAGTGCTTTTTCAAACGCCTCATATCCGCCAATGGCAAAATACTCTTTGATGGATGTGGCGTCGATATGACCACAATGCTCTAGTACCAGCCTTGTCTGCTTTTCGTAAAACGGAATTTCTTCCTGACGGGCGTAGATCTTACCGTCCTTTTGATAGGCAAGGCGCTCGCAGCATTCTCCTCCCACTATGGTCTTTTCGATAATCTCTTCGCAATCATCAAGGCTCACCTTGGTGTATAGGTAACCCTGCGGCTCGATCAAAAGCAGCGGACCCATTTCACAGAAGCCATGACATCCGCTCTTCTTTACACCCACTGGATCGGCGCTTCCGTCACCATTGCAGCCGTCCTCCTGCAGTTCCACGCTGCAGGGAATGTTCCTCTCTTCCAAAAGCGCAATCAGTCGATCAAATATTTCCAAAGATCCGCTGGATACGCAGCCGGTACCGGCGCAAACCAGGATTCTTTTCTTTTCCACCGTCAGCAGTTTTTCATATGTATCTCGGCATGCTTTTAATTCTTCTCTGTTATTAAGCATCTTTCTTCTCCTCTCGCAACTCTCGAAGCAGAAGCTCTGCCTTATCCGGCGTCATTGCGGGATATACTTTGTCATTCACAGTAATGACCGGTGCAAGACCGCAGGCTCCTAAACAAGATACGGTTTCTACCGTAAACATCAGATCATCTGTGGTAGATTTCTTTTCTGTCAGCTTCAGCTCTTTTCTCAGTTTTTCGAGGATCGGAATGGATTTTCTGACGTGACATGCAGTACCGTCACAGATCTTGATGACGTATTTTCCTTTCGGTTCAAGTGAGAAATTCTCATAAAAAGTGGCAACGCTGTAGATGCTGGCTTCACTGACCCCAAGCTTCTCCGAAAGATACGGAAAAATTTCCTCGGGGAGATACCTGCAGCGCTCCTGTACGCCCTGCAATATGGCAATGATGGCGCTCGGCTTACATCCAAGCGAATCAATAATTTCATTCACAATGGACAAATCAAATGTAGTGCTCAAATGGGACCTCCTCTGTAACATTCGGAAAGCGTTGATCCAAGGAGACACTTTGGATCGCTCAGGTTTACTCAATGCTTTGCGAATCCGGTGTGGTCTCCGGAAGAATCAACGTTTCCCTTATTAAAACAAATTTCCTGCTTACCTATTCCCTCAGACAATATGCCTGCGCTCCGGTCTGCGTTCACCCTCTTCTTCGTAGATCAGTGTACTGATCATGCGGGCAGCGTTTTCAATAATTTTGGGGAGAGGGATGCTCTTATCCACTCCCACGATTTCAATATTCCCGCTGCTTAAGGGAATCAATATTTTTTTGGCGTAACTGTCGGAGATCGCCTTGGCCATCGCCGGTGTCACTTCACCATGCATCGCATT
This genomic window from Clostridiales bacterium contains:
- a CDS encoding NADH-quinone oxidoreductase subunit NuoF, whose protein sequence is MLNNREELKACRDTYEKLLTVEKKRILVCAGTGCVSSGSLEIFDRLIALLEERNIPCSVELQEDGCNGDGSADPVGVKKSGCHGFCEMGPLLLIEPQGYLYTKVSLDDCEEIIEKTIVGGECCERLAYQKDGKIYARQEEIPFYEKQTRLVLEHCGHIDATSIKEYFAIGGYEAFEKALFDMSGEEIIQEITDSNLRGRGGGGFPAGRKWTQVRSQKTEQKYIVCNGDEGDPGAFMDRSIMEGDPHRMIEGMMIAALACGASEGYIYVRAEYPLAVSRLETAIRQATEYGLLGDRILGTEFSFILHICRGAGAFVCGEGSALTASIEGKRGMPRVKPPRTVEQGLFDKPTVLNNVETFANVPLIISQGAEWYRGIGPENSPGTKAFAMTGNIENTGLIEVPMGTTLKEVIFDVGGGMRGGDQFKAVQIGGPSGGCLTTDHLDLPLDFDSLKKAGAMIGSGGLVVLDSSTCMVEIARYFMNFTQNESCGKCVPCREGTKRMLAILENIVEGKGEEGDIELLLELADTISQTALCGLGKTAALPVISTIKNFREEYEAHIYEKRCPAGNCQKLKIIKILPDLCKGCSKCAKVCPVGAIRGMVKKPFVLDVSKCIKCGACLDQCPFGAIEEVV
- a CDS encoding NAD(P)H-dependent oxidoreductase subunit E, coding for MLQRRSHLSTTFDLSIVNEIIDSLGCKPSAIIAILQGVQERCRYLPEEIFPYLSEKLGVSEASIYSVATFYENFSLEPKGKYVIKICDGTACHVRKSIPILEKLRKELKLTEKKSTTDDLMFTVETVSCLGACGLAPVITVNDKVYPAMTPDKAELLLRELREEKKDA